From one Humulus lupulus chromosome 8, drHumLupu1.1, whole genome shotgun sequence genomic stretch:
- the LOC133798221 gene encoding high mobility group B protein 2: MAAAPRIRKRVRAIPRASDGSAFQNCHVCGVSVAIALADMHDCQSSHKVKRFKGIRASPKVKEESFWDQPRSAFSFFMEEFKENYESEEDSIEIDRKGFETWKNMSKKERQPYVREACYVDFVHEKATRKEACKMSKGHTFKECSEDSDDSDGWHTYASEDGTDPAAAESSEPDCWEDCTGYGWHTYVPTKE; this comes from the exons ATGGCAGCTGCGCCGAGGATCCGCAAAAGGGTTCGAGCGATTCCTCGTGCTTCTGATGGGAGTGCCTTCCAAAACTG CCATGTGTGTGGCGTGTCAGTGGCAATTGCTTTGGCAGATATGCATGATTGTCAATCATCCCACAAAGTGAAAAGATTCAAAGGCATACGAGCGAGCCCAAAAGTGAAAGAAGAGTCGTTTTGGGACCAACCCAGATCGGCCTTTTCTTTCTTCAT GGAGGAGTTCAAGGAAAACTATGAAAGTGAAGAAGATTCAATTGAGATTGATCGTAAAGGGTTTGAAACTTGGAAGAACATGTCAAAGAAG GAGAGGCAACCATACGTTCGTGAAGCTTGTTATGTGGACTTTGTCCACGAGAAAGCTACGCGTAAAGAAGCATGTAAAATGTCAAAG GGTCATACATTCAAAGAATGCTCTGAAGACTCTGATGATTCTGATGGTTGGCATACTTATGCG AGTGAAGATGGGACAGATCCGGCAGCGGCTGAGTCATCTGAGCCT GATTGTTGGGAAGACTGTACGGGTTATGGATGGCACACTTATGTG CCGACTAAAGAATGA
- the LOC133798222 gene encoding uroporphyrinogen decarboxylase: MLKLRIPNSPPNMSCLYSYNSIPTFSVLSFPSCSRSRFTSKPRIHCTLGGTVAEPKVTSVAEPLLLNAVRGEDVERPPVWLMRQAGRYMKSYQTLCEKHPSFRERSENVDLVVEISLQPWKVFKPDGVILFSDILTPLSGMNIPFDIVKGKGPIIFDPLRTADDVDQVREFVPEDSVPYVGEALTILRKEVDNKAAVLGFVGAPFTLASYVVEGGSSKHFTKIKRLAFSQPKVLHALLQKFASSMAKYVQYQADNGAQAVQIFDSWATELSPVDFEEFSLPYLKQIVDTVKQTHPNLPLILYASGSGGLLERLALTGVDVVSLDWTVDMAEGRKRLGPNIAVQGNIDPGVLFGSKEFITGRINDTVKKAGRGKHILNLGHGIVVGTPEENVAHFFEVAKDLRY, translated from the exons ATGTTAAAGCTTCGAATTCCCAATTCTCCGCCCAACATGTCCTGTTTGTACAGTTATAACTCCATACCCACTTTCTCTGTTCTCTCTTTTCCTTCATGTTCAAGATCCAGATTCACTTCCAAGCCCCGAATCCACTGTACCCTCGGAG GGACTGTGGCAGAACCCAAAGTTACTTCTGTCGCAGAGCCACTATTGCTTAACGCTGTTCGTGGGGAAGATGTGGAAAGGCCCCCAGTTTGGCTAATGAGGCAAGCTGGGAGGTACATGAAG AGTTATCAAACTCTCTGCGAGAAGCATCCGTCATTTCGGGAAAGATCAGAGAATGTGGATCTTGTTGTGGAAATTTCATTACAGCCTTGGAAGGTTTTCAAACCTGACGGG GTTATTTTGTTCTCAGACATTTTAACCCCTCTTTCTGGGATGAACATACCATTTGACATTGTGAAGGGTAAGGGTCCTATCATATTCGATCCTCTACGCACAGCTGATGATGTTGATCAAGTAAGAGAGTTTGTTCCAGAAGATTCAGTTCCATATGTTGGAGAAGCACTAACAATTTTGCGGAAAGAG GTAGATAATAAGGCTGCAGTGCTTGGTTTTGTTGGAGCTCCCTTTACGTTGGCATCATACGTAGTTGAAGGAGGTTCATCAAAGCATTTCACAAAAATTAAGAGATTAGCGTTCTCTCAGCCCAAG GTACTTCATGCATTACTTCAGAAATTTGCTTCTTCCATGGCAAAATATGTTCAATATCAAGCTGATAATGGAGCTCAAGCTGTTCAGATCTTTGATTCATGGGCCACAGAACTAAGCCCTGTAGATTTTGAGGAATTCAGTCTTCCATATTTGAAGCAGATTGTAGACACTGTGAAACAAACACATCCAAACCTCCCCCTAATCCTTTATGCAAGTGGATCTGGGGGGTTGCTTGAGAGATTGGCTTTGACTGGTGTTGATGTCGTTAGCTTGGATTGGACGGTTGATATGGCTGAAGGTAGAAAGCGATTAGGGCCAAATATAGCTGTACAGGGTAATATAGATCCTGGTGTTCTTTTTGGTTCCAAGGAATTCATCACTGGCCGAATAAATGATACCGTGAAGAAAGCTGGTAGAGGGAAACATATTTTGAATCTTGGCCATGGAATTGTAGTAGGTACACCTGAGGAGAATGTAGCTCATTTCTTTGAGGTTGCTAAGGACCTCAGATACTGA
- the LOC133798223 gene encoding 5-amino-6-(5-phospho-D-ribitylamino)uracil phosphatase, chloroplastic, translated as MDCACSNFRASSLLLPCPPSSRFSLSSFPSKFRFSRLKRFDLIKQHLVIRNACGFDGNGSANGSPSMPNKLFIKEAIGAEYGEGFETFRLDGPLKIDVDFLNEKLQEGFLQRIRYAMKPDEAYGLIFSFDNVVADTRALKLMAWKQLASEEGKEIPDDGELQRVMLYAGADHVLNKLLLWDEAESEMDRLSLRFSELYYENLLRLDKPMEGLKEWLDAVSTARIPCALVSSLDRKSMVETVDRIGLQKYFQAIVTEEDGMESIAHRFLSAAVKLDRKPSKCVVFADDPRGITAAHNCTMMAVAIIGAHPAYDLEQADLAVASFNELSVINLRRLFANKGATFMDLQKQIVEKSPPKRKLTIDTIF; from the exons ATGGACTGCGCTTGTAGCAATTTCAGAGCTTCTTCTCTTCTCCTTCCATGCCCACCCTCTTCTCGCTTTTCACTCTCTTCTTTCCCTTCCAAGTTCAGATTTTCG AGACTAAAGCGTTTCGACCTGATTAAGCAGCATCTGGTGATCAGAAACGCTTGTGGATTCGACGGAAATGGCTCCGCTAATGGCTCTCCCAGCATGCCCAACAAGCTTTTCATCAAAGAG GCTATTGGAGCTGAATATGGGGAAGGTTTTGAGACTTTTAGACTAGATGGGCCTCTTAAGATTGATGTG GATTTTTTGAATGAAAAGTTGCAAGAAGGTTTTCTTCAACGGATACGCTATGCTATGAAGCCAGATGAAGCTTATGGTCTTATCTTTTCATTTGACAATGTCGTG GCAGATACTCGGGCTTTGAAATTGATGGCATGGAAGCAGCTTGCCTCAGAAGAGG GTAAAGAAATTCCTGATGATGGTGAATTGCAAAGAGTGATGCTATATGCTGGTGCTGATCACGTGTTGAATAAG CTTTTATTGTGGGATGAAGCTGAAAGCGAGATGGATAGACTGAGTTTAAGATTTTCGGAGCTATATTATGAAAATCTTTTGAGG CTTGACAAACCTATGGAGGGCCTCAAAGAGTGGCTTGATGCTGTATCCACTGCTCGAATTCCATGTGCTTTAGTCTCTAGTCTTGATAGGAAAAGCATGGTTGAAACTGTGGATCGAATAGGACTCCAAAAGTATTTTCAG GCAATTGTAACAGAGGAAGATGGCATGGAATCCATAGCTCATAGATTCCTTTCGGCAGCTGTGAAG CTGGACCGAAAACCATCTAAGTGCGTAGTGTTTGCGGATGATCCAAGAGGCATAACTGCTGCCCACAATTGCACCATGATGGCTGTTGCAATAATTGGCGCACACCCTGC GTATGATCTAGAGCAGGCCGATCTTGCAGTAGCTAGTTTCAATGAACTTTCGGTGATCAACCTAAGAAGATTATTTGCCAACAAGGGGGCCACTTTCATGGACCTTCAAAAACAGATAGTTGAGAAATCTCCACCTAAAAGGAAGCTGACTATTGATACCATTTTCTGA